The Sphingomonas sp. KR3-1 genome contains a region encoding:
- a CDS encoding Coq4 family protein, giving the protein MATQPAPQTFNPGIPMKREWGTAFRALGRLLANGDDTEQVFRIMRALNGDVTQRNYRKLLTLPGGGRIAFKHVEMAERLSDRAWIDGFAAGTVGAAYREFLDSTGFSADGLVAVSMAEGAFQNVDVEHPYAWMGRRERDIHDLWHVITGYKADEHLGEACLVAFSFAQTGGLGWGFIAAGAALKSLRITRKLDFFRAVVEGYAHGKRAGWLHGEDYETLLAEPLDQVRRRLAIGDPAKYRIAQASLAEAGLKGI; this is encoded by the coding sequence ATGGCCACGCAACCCGCGCCGCAGACCTTCAACCCCGGCATCCCGATGAAGCGGGAATGGGGCACGGCGTTCCGCGCGCTGGGGCGGCTGCTCGCCAATGGCGACGATACCGAGCAGGTGTTCCGGATCATGCGCGCGCTGAACGGCGACGTGACCCAGCGCAACTATCGCAAGCTGCTGACGCTGCCGGGCGGCGGGCGCATCGCGTTCAAGCATGTCGAGATGGCCGAGCGGCTTTCGGACCGTGCCTGGATCGACGGCTTCGCCGCGGGCACGGTGGGCGCGGCCTATCGCGAGTTCCTCGATTCGACCGGCTTCTCGGCCGACGGGCTCGTCGCGGTCAGCATGGCCGAGGGCGCGTTCCAGAATGTCGATGTCGAGCATCCCTATGCCTGGATGGGCCGGCGCGAGCGCGACATCCACGATTTGTGGCACGTGATCACCGGCTACAAGGCCGACGAGCATCTCGGCGAGGCCTGCCTGGTCGCCTTCTCCTTCGCGCAGACCGGCGGGCTGGGCTGGGGCTTCATCGCGGCGGGCGCGGCGCTGAAGAGCCTGCGCATCACTCGCAAGCTCGATTTCTTCCGCGCGGTGGTCGAGGGCTATGCCCATGGCAAGCGGGCCGGCTGGCTGCACGGCGAGGATTACGAGACGCTGCTCGCCGAGCCGCTCGACCAGGTCCGCCGCCGGCTGGCTATCGGCGACCCGGCCAAATACCGGATCGCGCAGGCGAGCCTGGCCGAGGCCGGGCTCAAGGGAATCTAG
- the gyrB gene encoding DNA topoisomerase (ATP-hydrolyzing) subunit B → MLGMASTDDTTPENTPNANAYGADSIKVLKGLDAVRKRPGMYIGDTDDGSGLHHMVFEVSDNAIDEALAGHCDKIIIQLNPDGSVSVEDNGRGIPTGIHSEEGVSAAEVIMTQLHAGGKFENTSDDNAYKVSGGLHGVGVSVVNALSEWLDLNIWRDGEEHWMRFAYGDAVAPLKVIGTAPEGKKGTRVTFLASTEKTPGDGGTFKNQIEYDFEKLEHRYRELAFLNSGVRLFLRDARHEEVKEVELYYEGGIAAFVKYLDRNKVALMPDPVAIAGTRDDVTIDVALEWNDSYYENVLCFTNNIPQRDGGTHLAAFRAALTRTINGYADKSGMLKKEKVSLTGDDMREGLTAIVSVKLPDPKFSSQTKDKLVSSEVRQPLESLMADKLAEWLEENPANAKMIIQKVIDAAAAREAAKKARELTRRKGVLDIASLPGKLADCQERDPAKSELFFVEGDSAGGSAKQGRDRHFQAILPLRGKILNVERARFDRMLASREIGTIITALGTGIRDDFNIEKLRYHKIVIMTDADVDGAHIRTLLLTFFYRQMPEIIAAGHLYIAQPPLYKASKGRSEVYLKDDAALDQYLVDAGVGGTVLDTQGTQRGGEELRELVEHARRMRTLMRYVPRRYDPMIVEALALGNGFDPNASREQRAASLTTVVTRLDAADADARWSARITEDGGYHFERLWRGVTDHHIVEANFLVSAEARKLHALAAEQSAQYLLPSKLVSSKATAAAEAAEAPAPTEGEEDVPVVAGKGEALVSRPSQLLDAILAFGRKGLAIQRYKGLGEMNAEQLWETTLDPTNRSMLVVQVDQADVADEIFTRLMGDVVEPRREFIQDNALSVANLDV, encoded by the coding sequence ATGCTTGGCATGGCAAGCACTGACGACACGACTCCCGAAAACACCCCCAACGCGAACGCTTACGGCGCAGACTCGATCAAGGTCCTCAAGGGCCTGGACGCAGTGCGCAAGCGCCCCGGCATGTATATCGGCGACACCGATGACGGTTCGGGCCTCCACCACATGGTGTTCGAGGTCTCGGACAACGCGATCGACGAGGCGCTGGCCGGCCACTGCGACAAGATCATCATCCAGCTCAATCCGGACGGCTCGGTCAGCGTCGAGGACAATGGCCGCGGCATCCCGACCGGCATCCACTCCGAGGAAGGCGTGTCGGCAGCCGAGGTCATCATGACCCAGCTCCATGCCGGCGGCAAGTTCGAGAACACCAGCGACGACAATGCCTACAAGGTCTCGGGCGGCCTGCACGGCGTCGGCGTGTCGGTGGTCAACGCGCTCTCCGAGTGGCTCGACCTCAACATCTGGCGCGACGGCGAGGAGCATTGGATGCGCTTCGCCTATGGCGACGCGGTTGCCCCGCTCAAGGTGATCGGCACGGCGCCGGAGGGCAAGAAGGGCACGCGCGTGACCTTCCTCGCCTCGACCGAGAAGACCCCCGGCGACGGCGGCACCTTCAAGAACCAGATCGAATATGACTTCGAGAAGCTCGAGCATCGCTACCGCGAGCTGGCGTTCCTCAACTCGGGCGTCCGCCTGTTCCTGCGCGACGCGCGGCACGAGGAGGTCAAGGAAGTCGAGCTCTATTACGAGGGCGGCATTGCGGCGTTCGTGAAGTATCTCGATCGCAACAAGGTCGCGCTGATGCCCGATCCCGTGGCGATCGCCGGCACCCGCGACGACGTGACGATCGACGTCGCGCTGGAGTGGAATGATTCCTACTACGAAAACGTCCTCTGCTTCACCAACAACATCCCGCAGCGCGACGGCGGCACGCACCTGGCGGCGTTCCGCGCGGCGCTGACCCGCACGATCAACGGCTATGCCGACAAGAGCGGCATGCTGAAGAAGGAAAAGGTCAGCCTCACCGGCGACGACATGCGCGAGGGGCTCACCGCGATCGTCTCGGTCAAGCTGCCCGACCCCAAGTTCAGCTCGCAGACCAAGGACAAGCTGGTCTCGTCCGAAGTGCGCCAGCCGCTCGAGAGCCTGATGGCCGACAAGCTGGCCGAGTGGCTCGAGGAGAACCCCGCCAACGCCAAGATGATCATCCAGAAGGTGATCGACGCGGCGGCGGCGCGCGAGGCCGCCAAGAAGGCGCGCGAGCTGACCCGGCGCAAGGGCGTGCTCGATATCGCCAGCCTGCCCGGCAAGCTCGCCGACTGCCAGGAGCGCGATCCCGCCAAGTCCGAGCTGTTCTTCGTCGAGGGTGACTCGGCCGGCGGCTCGGCCAAGCAGGGCCGCGACCGCCATTTCCAGGCGATCCTGCCGCTGCGCGGCAAGATCCTCAACGTCGAGCGCGCCCGCTTCGACCGGATGCTGGCGAGCCGCGAGATCGGCACGATCATCACCGCGCTCGGCACCGGCATCCGCGACGATTTCAATATCGAGAAGCTGCGCTACCACAAGATCGTCATCATGACGGACGCCGACGTGGACGGCGCGCACATCCGCACGCTGCTGCTGACCTTCTTCTACCGCCAGATGCCCGAGATCATCGCGGCCGGGCACCTCTACATCGCCCAGCCGCCGCTCTACAAAGCGTCGAAGGGCCGCAGCGAAGTGTACCTCAAGGACGACGCGGCGCTCGACCAGTATCTGGTCGATGCCGGCGTGGGCGGCACCGTGCTCGATACGCAGGGCACGCAGCGCGGCGGCGAGGAGCTGCGCGAGCTGGTCGAGCATGCCCGGCGCATGCGGACCCTGATGCGCTATGTGCCGCGCCGCTACGATCCGATGATCGTCGAGGCGCTGGCGCTCGGCAACGGCTTCGACCCGAATGCCAGCCGCGAGCAGCGCGCCGCGAGCCTGACCACCGTCGTCACCCGGCTCGACGCGGCCGATGCCGATGCGCGCTGGTCGGCCCGGATCACCGAGGATGGCGGCTATCATTTCGAGCGGCTGTGGCGCGGCGTGACCGATCACCACATCGTCGAGGCGAACTTCCTGGTCTCGGCCGAGGCGCGCAAGCTGCACGCGCTCGCCGCGGAGCAGAGCGCGCAATATCTGCTGCCCTCCAAGCTGGTCTCGTCCAAGGCGACCGCCGCGGCCGAAGCCGCCGAGGCGCCGGCCCCGACCGAGGGCGAAGAGGATGTGCCGGTCGTCGCCGGCAAGGGCGAGGCGCTGGTCTCGCGCCCGAGCCAGCTGCTCGACGCGATCCTGGCGTTCGGCCGCAAGGGCCTGGCGATCCAGCGCTACAAGGGCCTGGGCGAGATGAATGCCGAGCAGCTGTGGGAGACCACGCTCGACCCGACCAACCGCTCGATGCTGGTGGTGCAGGTCGACCAGGCCGATGTCGCGGACGAGATCTTCACTCGCCTGATGGGCGACGTGGTCGAGCCGCGGCGCGAGTTCATCCAGGACAATGCGCTGAGCGTGGCCAACCTCGACGTCTGA
- the recF gene encoding DNA replication/repair protein RecF, producing MAVSRLVLTDFRNHQDAVLAPGPGFVVLSGENGAGKTNVLEALSLLAPGRGLRRAPLAEMARQGGKGGFGVAARLGDVDLGTGTQADAPERRQVRINGATAAATTLAEWVSVLWLTPAMDRLFVDAAGERRRFLDRLTLALEPGHAHHSTRYEAAMRERNRLLADDGAPDPDWLTALEARMAEHGAAIDAARRDMVSALAERLAAQPEGPFARAGLALEGWQGDARTLARELAAGRRRDAAAGRTLSGPHRADLLVTHLGKGQPAHLCSTGEQKALLLGLVLAHAELVAERAGRAPILLLDEVAAHLDPGRRAALFARLEGRGQVWMTGTEPALFEAVPGGATRYRVAEGIVSAE from the coding sequence ATGGCAGTGTCCCGCCTCGTGCTAACCGACTTCCGCAACCATCAGGACGCCGTGCTCGCACCCGGGCCGGGCTTCGTGGTGCTGAGCGGCGAGAATGGCGCGGGCAAGACCAATGTGCTCGAGGCGCTGTCGCTGCTCGCCCCCGGCCGCGGCCTACGCCGCGCGCCACTGGCCGAGATGGCGCGGCAGGGCGGCAAGGGCGGGTTCGGGGTGGCGGCGCGGCTGGGAGACGTCGACCTGGGCACCGGCACCCAGGCCGATGCGCCCGAGCGGCGGCAGGTGCGGATCAACGGCGCGACCGCGGCGGCGACGACGCTGGCCGAATGGGTGAGCGTGCTGTGGCTGACCCCGGCGATGGACCGGCTGTTCGTCGATGCCGCGGGCGAGCGGCGGCGCTTCCTTGACCGGCTGACGCTGGCGCTGGAACCCGGGCATGCGCACCATTCGACGCGCTACGAAGCGGCGATGCGCGAGCGCAACCGGCTGCTCGCGGACGACGGCGCGCCCGATCCCGACTGGCTGACCGCGCTCGAAGCGCGGATGGCCGAACATGGCGCCGCGATCGATGCGGCGCGGCGTGACATGGTTTCCGCGCTCGCCGAGCGGCTGGCGGCGCAGCCTGAGGGACCGTTCGCCCGCGCAGGACTCGCGCTTGAAGGCTGGCAGGGCGATGCCCGGACGCTGGCGCGCGAGCTCGCCGCCGGCCGCCGGCGCGATGCCGCTGCAGGGCGCACGCTGAGCGGGCCGCACCGGGCAGACCTGCTGGTCACGCATCTGGGCAAGGGCCAGCCCGCGCATCTCTGCTCGACCGGTGAGCAAAAAGCGCTGCTGCTCGGGCTCGTCCTCGCCCATGCCGAACTGGTCGCCGAGCGCGCCGGGCGGGCGCCGATCCTGCTGCTCGACGAAGTCGCCGCGCATCTCGATCCGGGCCGCCGCGCGGCCTTGTTCGCGCGGCTGGAGGGGCGCGGGCAGGTATGGATGACGGGGACCGAGCCGGCGCTGTTCGAGGCGGTACCCGGGGGAGCGACGCGGTACCGGGTGGCGGAGGGGATCGTCTCTGCCGAATAG
- a CDS encoding sulfatase → MKRMRSIGGAARLLAATALVAAGTVMAGAAQAQSAPAKGARQPDIVLFIADDLSREDVGAYGSPDARTPNMDAMAREGMRFDRAFASSPTCTVSRSSILTGDYPIRHGAHANHSAVHDGIETLPMYLQKLGYRVVIAGKTDFGERANFPFEYFPESVIGKGLNGKLQTGPIDRLLATRDRSKPIALIVASFASHVPWPDNQGYDARKLSVPPYLYDTPELREARTRYLTKVTLADTELGAVRRSMAKYGDPKNTLFLFTADQGAQFPFAKWNLYDAGIATPLLAVWPGHVAAGKRSDALVSLVDLLPTMEEVAGGPAPAGIDGKSLVPLLTGKAARVRDSVYATHTGDGTNIAPMRTIRTDKYKLIVNYHPEIEFRNAISENTQKRDNAYWLSWLAAAKTDPRAAAVVDHFQHRKPVELYDLQKDPYELDNLAGRPAYAATEKELRTRLEAWMVSQGEDLNHVAMPKDATKGHFPYAQEEPLNKRGAGAPTGEDGE, encoded by the coding sequence ATGAAGCGCATGCGTTCGATCGGCGGGGCCGCGCGGCTGCTCGCGGCGACGGCATTGGTGGCCGCGGGCACGGTCATGGCCGGCGCGGCGCAGGCCCAGTCGGCACCCGCCAAGGGCGCGCGCCAGCCCGATATCGTGCTGTTCATCGCCGACGATCTCAGCCGCGAGGATGTCGGCGCCTATGGCAGCCCCGATGCGCGCACGCCCAACATGGATGCGATGGCGCGCGAGGGCATGCGCTTCGACCGCGCCTTCGCCTCCTCGCCGACCTGCACCGTGTCGCGCTCGTCGATCCTCACCGGCGACTATCCGATCCGCCACGGCGCGCACGCCAATCACAGCGCGGTGCATGACGGCATCGAGACGCTGCCGATGTACCTCCAGAAGCTCGGCTACCGCGTGGTGATCGCGGGCAAGACCGATTTCGGCGAGCGCGCCAACTTCCCCTTCGAATATTTCCCCGAGTCGGTGATCGGCAAGGGGCTGAACGGCAAGCTGCAGACCGGCCCGATCGATCGGCTGCTGGCGACGCGCGACCGCTCGAAGCCGATCGCGCTGATCGTGGCGAGCTTCGCCTCGCACGTGCCCTGGCCCGACAATCAGGGCTATGACGCCAGGAAGCTCAGCGTGCCGCCCTATCTCTACGACACGCCCGAGCTACGCGAGGCGCGCACCCGCTACCTCACCAAGGTGACGCTGGCCGATACCGAGCTGGGCGCGGTGCGCAGGTCGATGGCGAAGTATGGCGATCCGAAGAACACGCTGTTCCTGTTCACCGCCGACCAGGGCGCGCAGTTCCCCTTCGCCAAGTGGAACCTCTACGACGCCGGCATCGCCACCCCGCTGCTCGCGGTGTGGCCGGGCCATGTCGCGGCGGGCAAGCGCAGCGATGCGCTGGTCTCGCTGGTCGACCTGCTGCCGACGATGGAAGAAGTCGCCGGCGGTCCGGCGCCCGCCGGGATCGACGGCAAGAGCCTGGTGCCGCTGCTCACCGGCAAGGCGGCGCGCGTCCGCGATTCGGTCTATGCCACGCACACCGGCGACGGCACCAACATCGCGCCGATGCGCACGATCCGCACCGACAAGTACAAGCTGATCGTCAACTATCATCCCGAGATCGAGTTCAGGAACGCGATCAGCGAGAACACCCAGAAGCGCGACAACGCCTATTGGCTGTCCTGGCTCGCGGCGGCGAAGACCGATCCCAGGGCGGCGGCGGTGGTCGACCATTTCCAGCACCGCAAGCCGGTCGAGCTCTACGACCTGCAGAAGGACCCGTACGAGCTGGACAATCTCGCCGGCCGGCCGGCCTATGCCGCGACCGAGAAGGAGCTGCGGACCCGGCTCGAGGCGTGGATGGTCAGCCAGGGCGAGGACCTGAACCACGTCGCGATGCCCAAGGACGCGACCAAGGGGCATTTCCCCTATGCGCAGGAGGAGCCGCTGAACAAGCGCGGCGCCGGCGCACCCACTGGAGAGGATGGCGAATGA
- a CDS encoding M20/M25/M40 family metallo-hydrolase, giving the protein MKTWITALAGFGLAASALPAAAQDLRPDQAKFFELYKELVETNTVVNVGSCTQAAQQIAVRLKAAGFTDAQLIPFAVPDHPNDGGLVAIYPGTSKTAKPILLLAHIDVVAAKREDWVRDPFKLVEEKGYYYARGTVDDKAMAAIWADTLIRFRQSGYKPRRTIKLALTCGEETTWAFNGAEWLANNKRDLIDAEFALNEGGGGRSNGHGGVEVQTMQVGEKAVQNWRIETVNPGGHSSIPVRDNAIYELANALVKIREHEFPAELSDTTRVFFAKAGAARGGAMGAAMVAIARDPGDKAAEALLNTDRSFHSMLRTTCVATLVEGGHANNALPQHAEANINCRIFPGHPIEQVQAELVAAIGDAKVKITPVPPIRPLAKAPPLDPRVIAPAETLSAKYFPGVPVLPTMSTGATDGIFLEAVGIPTYGVPGMWLDPDLNGIHGLNERMEIKSLYTGRDYLFDLVKAYADQK; this is encoded by the coding sequence ATGAAGACGTGGATCACGGCACTGGCGGGCTTCGGCCTGGCCGCATCGGCATTGCCCGCGGCGGCGCAGGATCTGCGCCCCGATCAGGCGAAGTTCTTCGAACTCTACAAGGAGCTGGTCGAGACCAACACGGTGGTCAATGTCGGCAGCTGCACCCAGGCGGCGCAACAGATTGCCGTGCGGCTCAAGGCGGCGGGGTTCACCGACGCGCAGCTGATTCCCTTCGCCGTCCCCGATCATCCCAACGATGGCGGGCTGGTCGCGATCTATCCGGGCACTTCCAAGACCGCGAAGCCGATCCTGTTGCTCGCGCATATCGACGTGGTCGCCGCCAAGCGCGAGGATTGGGTGCGCGATCCGTTCAAGCTGGTCGAGGAGAAGGGCTATTATTACGCCCGCGGTACCGTCGACGACAAGGCGATGGCCGCGATCTGGGCCGACACGCTGATCCGCTTCCGCCAGTCGGGCTACAAGCCCAGGCGCACGATCAAGCTGGCGCTGACCTGCGGCGAGGAGACGACCTGGGCGTTCAACGGCGCCGAATGGCTCGCGAACAACAAGCGCGACCTGATCGATGCCGAATTCGCGCTCAACGAAGGTGGCGGCGGGCGCAGCAACGGCCATGGCGGCGTCGAGGTGCAGACGATGCAGGTCGGCGAGAAGGCCGTGCAGAACTGGCGGATCGAGACGGTCAATCCCGGCGGGCACAGCTCGATCCCAGTGCGCGACAATGCGATCTACGAGCTGGCCAATGCGCTGGTGAAGATCCGCGAGCATGAATTCCCGGCCGAGCTGTCGGACACGACGCGCGTCTTCTTTGCCAAGGCGGGCGCGGCACGCGGCGGCGCAATGGGCGCCGCGATGGTCGCGATCGCCAGGGATCCGGGCGACAAGGCGGCCGAGGCGCTGCTCAACACCGATCGCAGCTTCCATTCGATGCTGCGCACCACCTGCGTCGCCACGCTGGTCGAGGGCGGCCATGCGAACAACGCGCTGCCCCAGCATGCCGAGGCGAACATCAATTGCCGCATATTCCCCGGCCATCCGATCGAACAGGTCCAGGCCGAGCTGGTCGCGGCGATCGGCGATGCCAAGGTCAAGATCACCCCCGTCCCGCCGATCCGCCCGCTGGCCAAGGCGCCGCCGCTCGATCCCAGGGTCATCGCGCCGGCCGAGACGCTCTCGGCGAAATATTTCCCCGGCGTGCCGGTGCTGCCGACCATGTCGACCGGCGCCACCGACGGCATCTTCCTCGAAGCGGTCGGCATCCCGACCTATGGCGTGCCGGGCATGTGGCTCGATCCCGATCTCAACGGCATCCACGGGCTGAACGAGCGGATGGAGATCAAGTCGCTCTACACCGGCCGCGACTATCTGTTCGACCTGGTCAAGGCGTATGCGGACCAGAAATAG
- a CDS encoding sulfatase, giving the protein MMRKREFLGGTFLAAAAAAVMPAKASTAKPALPASAKRMNVLIITVDDMDVSMPGYMGNTHGLTPNLDALAKRAHIFANCRGAAPICMPSREAFMSGLVPHRNGPGGFDPMYEGTPSLCSILTQAGWYSAASHKLEHMQPRSSFPWDDMIGGSDRNVLSHAAEVHRAVGNAKAKGAPFFINCNVNDPHRPFYGSPGGLKKDNNNQGPFKIPRELGPADVEVPPFLEDLPEIRTELSQYWNSVQRADIAIGQILKALRETGEEANTIVLFCNDHGMPFPFSKATGYEHGTRVPALLHYPGMGKPQRFENLCCNVDIMPTILELLGMPVPRGIDGKSWLPRMRGEKVADPEFVVTYVNGVSNGLLFPVRTIQDHRYALIYQIWSDGERKLAVDSLTGLTFKALVRAGESDPRIAERARQCHFGIPISFYDKQADPGQRVNLIDAPEHAARIAHMRDALLAEMVRTKDPQLDNVRTMIAGGKPVVVQTGRKGAGEGEGSDAPSAAAPGAEPAPAADAPPEGRRRRRRGRRAAGALAE; this is encoded by the coding sequence ATGATGCGCAAGCGCGAGTTCCTGGGCGGCACCTTCCTGGCCGCCGCTGCCGCCGCTGTGATGCCGGCCAAGGCGAGCACGGCCAAGCCGGCGCTGCCCGCTTCGGCGAAGCGGATGAACGTGCTGATCATCACCGTCGACGACATGGACGTGTCGATGCCCGGTTACATGGGCAATACGCACGGGTTGACGCCGAACCTCGATGCGCTCGCCAAACGCGCGCATATCTTCGCCAATTGCCGCGGCGCCGCGCCGATCTGCATGCCCTCGCGCGAGGCGTTCATGAGTGGCCTAGTCCCCCACCGCAACGGCCCCGGCGGCTTCGATCCGATGTACGAGGGCACGCCTTCGCTCTGCTCGATCCTCACCCAGGCGGGCTGGTACAGCGCGGCGAGCCACAAGCTCGAGCACATGCAGCCGCGCAGCTCCTTCCCCTGGGACGACATGATCGGCGGCAGCGACCGCAACGTCCTCTCGCACGCCGCCGAGGTCCACCGCGCCGTCGGCAACGCCAAGGCGAAGGGCGCGCCCTTCTTCATCAACTGCAACGTCAACGATCCGCACCGTCCGTTCTACGGCAGCCCCGGCGGCCTCAAGAAGGACAACAACAACCAGGGCCCGTTCAAGATTCCGCGCGAGCTCGGCCCGGCCGATGTCGAGGTGCCGCCCTTCCTCGAGGACCTGCCCGAGATCCGCACCGAGCTCTCGCAATATTGGAACAGCGTCCAGCGCGCCGACATCGCGATCGGCCAGATCCTCAAGGCGCTCAGGGAGACCGGTGAGGAAGCCAACACGATCGTGCTGTTCTGCAACGATCACGGCATGCCCTTCCCCTTCTCCAAGGCGACCGGCTACGAGCATGGCACGCGCGTGCCGGCGCTGCTCCACTATCCCGGCATGGGCAAGCCGCAGCGCTTCGAGAATCTGTGCTGCAACGTCGACATCATGCCGACCATCCTCGAGCTGCTCGGCATGCCGGTGCCCAGGGGGATCGACGGCAAGTCGTGGCTGCCGCGGATGCGGGGCGAGAAGGTCGCCGATCCCGAGTTCGTCGTCACCTATGTCAACGGCGTGTCGAACGGGCTGCTCTTCCCGGTGCGCACGATCCAGGACCACCGCTATGCGCTGATCTACCAGATCTGGTCGGACGGCGAGCGCAAGCTGGCGGTGGATTCGCTCACCGGGCTCACCTTCAAGGCGCTGGTCCGCGCCGGCGAGAGCGATCCGCGGATCGCCGAGCGCGCGCGGCAATGCCATTTCGGCATCCCGATCTCCTTCTACGACAAGCAGGCCGATCCGGGCCAGCGCGTCAATCTGATCGACGCGCCCGAGCATGCCGCGCGGATCGCCCACATGCGCGACGCGCTGCTCGCCGAGATGGTGCGCACCAAGGATCCGCAGCTCGACAATGTCCGCACGATGATCGCCGGCGGCAAGCCGGTGGTGGTGCAGACCGGGCGCAAGGGTGCCGGCGAAGGCGAGGGGTCCGATGCCCCTTCCGCGGCTGCGCCCGGCGCTGAGCCTGCCCCCGCTGCCGACGCGCCGCCCGAAGGCCGCCGCCGTCGCCGCCGCGGCCGCCGCGCCGCCGGGGCACTGGCCGAGTAG
- the dnaN gene encoding DNA polymerase III subunit beta: MKATIERATLLRGLSHVQSVVERRNTIPILSNVLIEAQSGGTMRLMATDLDLQIDETIAAAVDQPGSVTVPAHTLFDIVRKLPEGSQVELTAAEGRITVNAGRARFTLSTLPRDDFPMIAEGELPTTFELPAETLKQIIDKTRFAISTEETRYYLNGIYLHVTEETAPVLRAAATDGHRLARVTVARPDGADSMPGVIIPRKCVGELRKLLDEVDGSIGVSLSNSKIRFDLGQAILTSKLIDGTFPDYTRVIPTGNDKLLKLDPKSFMEGVDRVSTIATEKTRAVKMALDRDKIILSVTSPENGAAAEEVPGDYAAMPFEIGFNSRYLMDILNQIEGDSVEVHLADAAAPTLIRENDKSPALYVLMPMRV; encoded by the coding sequence ATGAAGGCGACGATCGAACGCGCAACTCTTTTGAGGGGCCTCAGCCACGTCCAGTCCGTGGTCGAGCGGCGCAACACGATCCCCATCCTGTCCAACGTGCTGATCGAGGCACAGTCGGGCGGCACGATGCGGCTGATGGCGACCGACCTCGACCTGCAGATCGACGAGACGATCGCGGCAGCGGTGGACCAGCCCGGCTCGGTCACCGTGCCGGCGCACACGCTGTTCGACATCGTGCGCAAGCTGCCCGAGGGCTCGCAGGTCGAGCTGACCGCGGCCGAGGGCCGGATCACGGTCAATGCCGGGCGCGCGCGCTTCACGCTATCGACGCTGCCGCGCGACGATTTCCCGATGATCGCCGAGGGCGAGCTGCCGACGACGTTCGAGCTGCCGGCCGAGACGCTCAAGCAGATCATCGACAAGACCCGCTTCGCGATCTCGACCGAAGAGACGCGCTATTATCTCAACGGCATCTATCTGCACGTGACCGAGGAGACCGCCCCGGTGCTGCGCGCCGCCGCGACCGACGGCCACCGCCTCGCCCGCGTCACCGTGGCGCGCCCCGACGGCGCCGATTCGATGCCGGGCGTGATCATTCCGCGCAAGTGCGTGGGCGAGCTGCGCAAGCTGCTCGACGAGGTCGACGGCTCGATCGGCGTGTCGCTGTCCAACTCGAAGATTCGCTTCGACCTGGGCCAGGCGATCCTGACCTCGAAGCTGATCGACGGCACCTTCCCGGATTACACGCGCGTGATTCCGACGGGCAACGACAAGCTGCTCAAGCTCGACCCGAAGAGCTTCATGGAAGGCGTCGACCGCGTCTCGACGATCGCGACCGAGAAGACGCGCGCGGTGAAGATGGCGCTCGACCGCGACAAGATCATCCTCTCGGTGACCAGCCCGGAGAATGGCGCGGCGGCCGAGGAAGTGCCGGGCGACTATGCCGCGATGCCCTTCGAGATCGGCTTCAACAGCCGCTATCTGATGGACATCCTCAACCAGATCGAAGGCGATTCGGTGGAGGTCCACCTGGCCGACGCCGCGGCGCCGACGCTGATCCGCGAGAACGACAAGTCGCCGGCGCTGTACGTGCTGATGCCGATGCGGGTTTGA